GCATCGACAACAGCCTCTGCTGTGATGCCGAACTTCTCGAACAGCTCCTTGTACGGAGCCGATGCACCGAAGTGCTCCAGGGAGACAGCGCGACCAGCATCACCCAGGTGGCGGTACCACGGCATTGCAATACCGGCCTCAACCGAGACACGAGCGCGGACGGACTTCGGCAGAACCTGCTCGCGGTAGGCATCGTCCTGCTGCTCGAACCAGTCAAGACACGGAACGGAGACAACGCGGGCGCTGACGCCTTCCTCAGCCAGCTTGTCAGCAGCTTCGACAGCGAGGTGAACTTCCGAACCGGTAGCCATCAGGATGACGTCCGGGGTCTCCTTGGCACCGTCGACAAGCACGTACGCACCACGACGGACGCCCTCAGCGGCCTTCTCCTTGGTACCTTCCAGGACCGGAACGTTCTGGCGGGTCAGGGCCAGAGCCTTCGGGCCTGCCTCGCCCTGAAGAACAGCGGCCCAAGCCTGAGCGGTCTCGTTAGCGTCAGCCGGGCGGACAGTGGACACACCCGGGATAGCGCGCAGCGAAGCCAGCTGTTCAACAGGCTGGTGCGTCGGACCGTCTTCGCCCAGACCAATGGAGTCGTGAGTCCAGACGTAAATAGGGGAGATGCCCATCAGCGATGCTAGGCGGACAGCCGGACGCATGTAGTCCGAGAAGATAAGGAAGGTGCCGCCGTACGGACGGGTGCCACCGTGGAGCAGAATGCCGTTGAGGATCGAGCCCATGGCGTGCTCACGGATACCGAAGTGCAGATTGCGGCCGTACGGGTCGGTGGTCCAGGTACCGGTGGTGATGGACTTCGGGCCGAAGGACGGCTCACCCTTCAGGACGGTGTTGTTGGAGCCAGCCAGGTCAGCCGAGCCACCCCACAGCTCCGGCAGGGTCTTGCCCAGTGCCTGCAGCGCGGCCTCAGAGGCCTTGCGGGTAGCAACGCCCTTCTCGTCCGGCTCCCAAGTCGGCAGCTCAGCGTCGAAGCCCTCCGGCAGCTCGCCAGCGGTCAGACGGTCCAGCAGAGCCTTGCGCTCCGGGTTAGCCGCAGCCCACTCGTCGAACTTGACCTGCCACTGTGCATGAGCCTCAGCACCGCGCTCAACTAGCTTGCGAGTGTGCTCAATGACCTCGTCAGCGACGTCAAAGCTCTTGTCGGTATCGAAGCCGAGAGCTTCCTTGATGCCGACAATCTCCTCGCCACCAAGAGCAGCACCGTGCGATGCGCCGGTGTTCATCTTCGTCGGAGCCGGGTAAGCGATCACAGTACGAACGCGAATGAAGGTCGGACGCTCCGTATCCTTCTTGGCCTCCTCGACAGCAGCCTCGAGTGCTGCGACGTCCTCGCCGCCGTCGACCTCAATGACCTGCCAGCCGTAAGCACGGTAGCGGTCCGCGACATTCTCGGTGAAAGCAATGGTGGTGTCGTCCTCGATGGAGATGCCGTTGTCATCCCAGAAGACAATCAGGTTGCCCAGCTGCTGAGTGCCGGCCAGCGAGCCGGCCTCGGCAGTGACACCCTCCTGAACGTCACCATCAGAAGCGATGACGTACACGTAGTGATCAAACGGAGACTCACCCGGAGCAGCTTCCGGGTCGAACAGCCCACGTTCCCGTCGCGAAGCCATGGCAAAACCGACAGCCGACGCCAGCCCCTGACCCAGCGGGCCAGTGGTGATTTCCACGCCGTCAGTGTGGCCGTACTCCGGGTGACCCGGGGTGAGAGCGTCCCACGTACGCAGCGCCTTCAGGTCATCGAGCTCCAGGCCAAAACCGCCGAGGTACAGCTGGACGTACTGCGTCAGAGAGGTGTGACCACAGGAGAGAATGAAACGGTCACGGCCAATCCACTTCGTATCCTTCGGGTCATGGCGCATAACGCGCTGGTAAAGAGAGTAAGCCAGCGGTGCGAGGCTCATCGCAGTGCCGGGGTGCCCCGAACCTGCCTTTTCAACGGCGTCTGCAGCCAGCACACGGGCCGTATCTACGGCCTTCGTATCCAAGTCAGACCAGTCCGAGGGGTAGTTGCGCACAACCCGTGCTT
The sequence above is drawn from the Corynebacterium jeikeium genome and encodes:
- a CDS encoding transketolase, with the protein product MTLSTEHEARVVRNYPSDWSDLDTKAVDTARVLAADAVEKAGSGHPGTAMSLAPLAYSLYQRVMRHDPKDTKWIGRDRFILSCGHTSLTQYVQLYLGGFGLELDDLKALRTWDALTPGHPEYGHTDGVEITTGPLGQGLASAVGFAMASRRERGLFDPEAAPGESPFDHYVYVIASDGDVQEGVTAEAGSLAGTQQLGNLIVFWDDNGISIEDDTTIAFTENVADRYRAYGWQVIEVDGGEDVAALEAAVEEAKKDTERPTFIRVRTVIAYPAPTKMNTGASHGAALGGEEIVGIKEALGFDTDKSFDVADEVIEHTRKLVERGAEAHAQWQVKFDEWAAANPERKALLDRLTAGELPEGFDAELPTWEPDEKGVATRKASEAALQALGKTLPELWGGSADLAGSNNTVLKGEPSFGPKSITTGTWTTDPYGRNLHFGIREHAMGSILNGILLHGGTRPYGGTFLIFSDYMRPAVRLASLMGISPIYVWTHDSIGLGEDGPTHQPVEQLASLRAIPGVSTVRPADANETAQAWAAVLQGEAGPKALALTRQNVPVLEGTKEKAAEGVRRGAYVLVDGAKETPDVILMATGSEVHLAVEAADKLAEEGVSARVVSVPCLDWFEQQDDAYREQVLPKSVRARVSVEAGIAMPWYRHLGDAGRAVSLEHFGASAPYKELFEKFGITAEAVVDAAKESIEAAK